From Triticum urartu cultivar G1812 chromosome 2, Tu2.1, whole genome shotgun sequence, a single genomic window includes:
- the LOC125538708 gene encoding tetratricopeptide repeat protein 1, which translates to MAPERSGSKKQELNSQKKLEKKLSFYTKVKDAVTSLQAKKAISKKKKQRSRQKKLKAYDLSALSEFLPQTASSQQQTEVKLNRKSKQALVQRESAQLNAVLNNAQFQLDPLAAIHQHLVSTQPPSSVKDDESAKSGKKSRKDKKRKKKKKKKNNALSTPQSMDI; encoded by the exons ATGGCCCCAGAAAG GAGTGGGTCTAAGAAGCAGGAGCTCAACTCTCAGAAAAAGCTAGAGAAGAAGCTCAGCTTCTATACAA AAGTGAAAGATGCGGTTACCTCCCTACAGGCCAAAAAGGCTATCAGTAAG AAAAAGAAACAGAGGAGCCGTCAGAAGAAACTGAAAGCATATGATCTGTCAGCACTTTCTGAGTTCCTTCCACAAACAGCCAGCTCCCAGCAGCAGACGGAAGTAAAGCTTAACCGCAAATCGAAGCAGGCTTTAGT GCAACGAGAGTCTGCTCAACTGAATGCTGTACTGAACAATGCTCAGTTCCAGCTAGACCCATTGGCTGCAATTCATCAGCATCTGGTATCAACACAACCGCCTTCTTCCGTGAAAGACGACGAATCTGCAAAGAGCGGGAAGAAATCTAGGAAGgacaagaaaaggaagaagaagaagaagaagaagaacaatgctTTGTCAACCCCTCAGTCCATGGATATCTGA
- the LOC125533629 gene encoding NAC transcription factor 56-like, with the protein MAMAPPPVPSLPLGYVFRPKARELIQHYLAPKALGGYVTPGLVAEGVDVFSAAPDELPFSRSHRRESGEGWGYFFAAHPAGERAPAPGGCWIPYGPEKAYRGGTGGEAVAFRRRLAYYVAWRGGDGVWARTPWLMAEYRLNKGGAAFRCARPGPEANMDCVVRKVFTKPAVPPPSARSSDDGSAGSSSRYRSADEEAGYPGEEQARKRARWV; encoded by the coding sequence ATGGCAATGGCGCCTCCGCCCGTGCCGAGCCTGCCGCTGGGCTACGTGTTCAGACCCAAGGCCCGGGAGCTCATTCAGCACTACCTCGCCCCCAAGGCACTGGGCGGCTACGTCACCCCGGGCTTGGTGGCGGAGGGCGTGGACGTCTTCTCCGCGGCCCCGGATGAGCTCCCCTTCAGCCGCAGCCACCGGCGGGAGAGCGGCGAGGGGTGGGGCTACTTCTTCGCGGCGCACCCCGCCGGGGAGAGGGCCCCGGCGCCGGGCGGGTGCTGGATCCCTTACGGTCCCGAGAAGGCGTACCGCGGCGGGACCGGTGGGGAGGCGGTCGCCTTCAGGCGCAGGCTCGCGTACTACGTCGCgtggcggggcggcgacggggtaTGGGCGCGGACGCCGTGGCTGATGGCGGAGTACCGGCTCAACAAGGGCGGCGCCGCCTTCCGCTGCGCGCGGCCCGGCCCCGAGGCGAACATGGACTGCGTGGTCCGCAAGGTCTTCACGAAGCCGGCGGTCCCTCCGCCGTCTGCCCGCTCCAGCGATGACGGGAGCGCGGGCTCCAGCTCCAGGTACCGCAGCGCGGACGAGGAAGCCGGCTACCCCGGCGAGGAGCAGGCGAGGAAGCGCGCTCGATGGGTCTAG